A single window of Treponema denticola ATCC 35405 DNA harbors:
- the frr gene encoding ribosome recycling factor, translated as MIEEVKKNCEEKMKKTVVALKEEFNMLRTGRASSALFDKIRVNCYGESTPLNQLANISIPEARLVVIQPWDKGLLVEIEKAVLQADLSVNPTNDGKVIRIAIPPLTEDRRKDLAKKAKTIAENSRVSVRNIRRDGIDEAKKLQKDGKISEDQLKTAEDAFQKSTDAYIAEINKVLEAKEKEIMEN; from the coding sequence ATGATAGAGGAAGTTAAAAAAAATTGTGAAGAAAAAATGAAAAAAACGGTTGTCGCATTAAAAGAAGAATTCAATATGTTGAGAACCGGACGAGCATCTTCTGCTCTTTTTGATAAGATAAGAGTAAATTGCTATGGCGAGTCCACTCCTCTTAACCAACTTGCAAATATTTCTATCCCTGAAGCAAGGCTTGTAGTGATTCAGCCCTGGGATAAGGGCTTATTGGTCGAAATCGAAAAGGCTGTTCTGCAGGCTGACCTTTCGGTTAATCCTACAAATGACGGAAAGGTTATCCGTATTGCAATTCCGCCGTTGACCGAAGATCGCAGAAAAGACCTTGCAAAAAAGGCAAAGACCATTGCCGAAAATTCGCGGGTTTCAGTGCGTAATATCAGACGTGACGGAATCGATGAGGCAAAAAAATTACAAAAGGACGGAAAGATAAGCGAAGATCAGTTAAAGACGGCTGAGGACGCTTTCCAAAAATCCACCGATGCTTACATTGCCGAAATAAACAAGGTACTTGAAGCAAAAGAAAAAGAAATAATGGAAAACTAA
- the tsf gene encoding translation elongation factor Ts: protein MDIKASDVKELRDKTGAGMMECKKALQHCNGDAKEAEKYLKEKGLAAVEKRADRVTSEGIIVIKSDHKKAVMLEMTCETDFVAKNADFIAVGEDIAKTAFDKDISEVTPELNDKLLDLATRVRENMNLTRLINVKAGADEYLSRYIHSDKKTGVIIVLKSDKPEIFEKTEVQEFAYDCCLHAAAFMPLYVKKEDVDAAYIKEQEEIFKGQVAELNKPDNVKEGIVKGKISKHLSEICFLEQAFVKDDKLSVSKKMAEVGKEAGGSLSLSKLVIFQLGLGM from the coding sequence ATGGATATTAAAGCATCTGATGTAAAAGAATTACGCGATAAAACCGGTGCAGGTATGATGGAGTGCAAAAAAGCCTTGCAGCACTGCAACGGAGACGCTAAAGAGGCTGAAAAATACTTAAAAGAAAAAGGTTTGGCCGCTGTAGAAAAGCGTGCTGACAGAGTAACCAGCGAAGGTATCATCGTTATCAAAAGCGATCACAAAAAAGCCGTTATGCTCGAAATGACTTGCGAGACGGACTTTGTTGCAAAAAATGCGGACTTTATCGCTGTAGGAGAAGACATTGCAAAAACAGCCTTTGATAAGGACATTTCTGAAGTTACACCCGAGCTCAATGATAAGCTCTTGGATTTAGCTACCCGTGTACGAGAGAACATGAACCTTACACGCTTAATCAACGTAAAGGCCGGTGCAGACGAGTACCTTTCACGCTATATTCACTCCGACAAAAAAACCGGTGTTATTATAGTTTTAAAGTCGGATAAGCCTGAAATCTTTGAAAAGACTGAGGTGCAGGAATTTGCTTATGACTGCTGTTTACATGCAGCCGCCTTTATGCCTCTCTATGTTAAAAAAGAAGACGTAGATGCAGCCTATATCAAAGAGCAAGAAGAAATCTTTAAAGGTCAGGTTGCCGAGTTGAATAAGCCGGATAACGTAAAAGAAGGAATTGTTAAGGGAAAAATTTCAAAACACTTATCCGAAATATGCTTCCTTGAACAAGCCTTTGTCAAAGATGACAAACTTTCCGTTTCAAAGAAAATGGCCGAGGTCGGCAAAGAAGCCGGCGGCTCTTTGAGCTTGTCGAAATTGGTTATTTTTCAATTAGGACTTGGAATGTAA
- the rpsB gene encoding 30S ribosomal protein S2 — protein sequence MAVVTMKNLLESGVHFGHQVKRWDPRMKKYIFSERNGIHIIDLQKTIVAIREAYEAVRKTTSEGKSVLFVGTKKQAQQTIQKEAERCGMFYINNRWLGGMLTNFSTIKKSLARLKKIEKMEVDGTFDNLTKKEIASLQKEKSKLEKNLGGIKEMKDLPGILFIIDTRKEEIAIREARSLGIPIIAVVDTNCNPEGIDYPIPGNDDAIRAISLFTGVIANAVIEADNEHGLKIIENLQEDEESGDSGVDPYQDREEEITDYSNYTPKDEASGDDEDEEDNSLVNDEDLYDDK from the coding sequence ATGGCAGTAGTAACCATGAAAAACTTACTTGAATCAGGCGTACATTTCGGCCATCAAGTAAAACGCTGGGATCCGAGAATGAAAAAATACATTTTTTCGGAAAGAAACGGAATTCATATCATCGATTTACAAAAAACAATCGTTGCAATCCGTGAGGCCTATGAAGCTGTTCGCAAAACAACTTCGGAAGGAAAGTCGGTTTTGTTCGTAGGAACAAAAAAACAAGCCCAGCAGACAATTCAAAAAGAAGCTGAAAGATGCGGAATGTTCTATATTAACAACCGCTGGCTCGGCGGAATGCTCACAAACTTTTCAACAATCAAAAAGAGCTTGGCCCGTCTTAAGAAAATCGAAAAAATGGAAGTTGACGGGACATTCGATAACCTTACAAAAAAAGAAATCGCTTCCCTACAAAAAGAAAAATCAAAGCTCGAAAAAAACTTAGGCGGTATTAAGGAGATGAAGGATCTTCCCGGAATCCTCTTTATAATCGATACCCGAAAAGAAGAAATTGCTATCAGAGAAGCCCGTTCCTTAGGTATTCCCATCATCGCTGTTGTAGACACCAACTGCAACCCCGAGGGCATCGACTATCCGATTCCCGGAAACGATGATGCCATCAGAGCTATTTCGCTTTTTACGGGTGTAATCGCCAATGCCGTTATCGAAGCCGATAACGAGCACGGTCTTAAAATCATCGAAAACCTTCAAGAAGATGAAGAGTCAGGTGATTCAGGTGTTGATCCCTATCAGGATAGAGAAGAAGAAATTACCGATTATTCAAACTACACTCCCAAAGATGAAGCTTCCGGAGATGATGAGGATGAAGAAGATAATTCTCTCGTAAATGATGAGGATTTATACGACGACAAATAA
- a CDS encoding Maf family protein — MKELILASASPRRKEILDSLGVLFSVKISNFDESSITEKDPVKRCILTARGKAENLFKTLPQNEGAQKLILAADTLVFAENTAFPNEKIIFGKPKNEKEAEMMLKSHSGSLHFVVSAICLLDCKTGQINEKHSVSKVFFKKLSDKEISAYLKTDEWKDAAGAYKIQGKASFFIEKIEGSYTGIVGLPVRELYEILNKTEFRIL; from the coding sequence ATGAAAGAGCTGATTTTAGCTTCTGCATCACCCAGACGAAAAGAGATACTCGATTCGCTGGGTGTTTTATTTTCCGTTAAAATTTCAAATTTTGATGAATCTTCAATAACCGAAAAGGATCCCGTAAAAAGGTGTATTTTAACTGCACGCGGTAAGGCTGAAAACCTTTTTAAGACCTTGCCGCAAAATGAGGGCGCCCAAAAGCTTATCTTGGCGGCAGATACCCTTGTTTTTGCCGAAAATACTGCCTTTCCAAACGAGAAAATAATCTTCGGCAAGCCTAAAAACGAAAAAGAAGCCGAGATGATGCTCAAAAGTCATTCCGGCTCGCTTCATTTTGTGGTGAGTGCAATCTGCCTGCTCGATTGTAAAACAGGCCAAATAAACGAAAAACACAGTGTTTCTAAAGTTTTCTTTAAAAAGCTTTCCGATAAAGAAATTTCCGCCTATCTAAAAACCGATGAATGGAAGGATGCTGCAGGGGCTTATAAAATTCAAGGTAAGGCTTCCTTTTTTATCGAAAAAATCGAAGGCTCATATACCGGCATAGTCGGTCTTCCGGTCAGGGAATTGTATGAAATCTTAAATAAAACCGAATTTAGGATTCTTTAA
- a CDS encoding HEAT repeat domain-containing protein, translated as MRRKSLVFIMMILFLGSAMVFAQDQSSDSMMTVEEAYLNSMEGIILREMVLSEGRDAKFVALQVIEEAIEGGRVTPELQEALDSLATVGLTSVVRENGRLANNYPDVRREACRLLGKVKNEQAKKSLMTVMYTDNEPVVIMEAVKSLGELGFNNNDEVVDMINFINRKFDIINPTSSLALEVLNAYEKLAPTVKNKRGMTESIMRIANNFNYITPVRNRALEVLKSIMAGQNKN; from the coding sequence ATGCGACGAAAGTCTTTAGTTTTTATAATGATGATATTGTTTTTGGGATCAGCCATGGTCTTTGCACAGGACCAGAGCTCCGATTCTATGATGACTGTCGAAGAGGCCTATCTTAATTCGATGGAAGGCATAATTCTTAGAGAGATGGTTCTTTCTGAAGGAAGAGATGCTAAGTTTGTAGCCTTACAAGTAATCGAAGAAGCTATTGAAGGCGGAAGGGTAACTCCCGAATTACAGGAAGCTCTTGATTCTCTTGCGACTGTAGGTCTTACTTCGGTTGTACGTGAAAACGGAAGGCTTGCAAACAACTATCCGGATGTCAGAAGAGAAGCTTGCCGCCTTTTAGGAAAAGTTAAAAACGAGCAGGCAAAAAAGTCTCTTATGACGGTTATGTACACTGATAATGAGCCGGTAGTAATAATGGAAGCCGTTAAATCCTTAGGTGAGTTAGGTTTTAACAATAATGATGAAGTTGTAGACATGATAAACTTTATCAATCGAAAATTCGACATTATCAATCCTACAAGCTCCTTAGCTCTTGAAGTTCTTAATGCTTATGAAAAATTAGCTCCCACCGTAAAAAATAAGAGAGGGATGACTGAAAGTATTATGAGAATTGCCAATAACTTTAACTACATAACTCCTGTTAGAAACAGAGCTCTGGAAGTTTTAAAATCAATAATGGCCGGACAAAATAAGAACTAA
- a CDS encoding lipoprotein → MKKNFYFLGLCLVVILIGSCASAPETKPVSAAETQVEEKSQQVQEPAVVEKPVEEAKPKAEAPKTADEEVVAQFEGVSITKKDKEIAKSEIEEVVKKLNEITAKKDYGRWRYWLSKDYIKEFSKPEVLKKTSEGLPSNLKGKQLKSIEDYFYYVFVPSRQNGRVDDIVYLTPTKVRVLKITATQSLIFYNLEKIDDRWLLVP, encoded by the coding sequence ATGAAAAAGAATTTTTATTTTTTAGGCTTATGCCTTGTTGTAATTTTAATAGGTTCGTGTGCATCCGCACCTGAAACAAAGCCTGTTTCTGCGGCTGAAACCCAGGTAGAAGAAAAGTCTCAGCAGGTTCAGGAGCCCGCAGTTGTTGAAAAACCTGTAGAAGAGGCAAAACCTAAGGCTGAAGCACCCAAAACGGCAGATGAAGAGGTTGTAGCCCAATTTGAAGGCGTTTCAATTACGAAAAAGGACAAAGAAATAGCTAAGTCCGAAATTGAAGAGGTTGTAAAAAAATTAAACGAGATAACGGCAAAAAAGGACTATGGACGTTGGAGATACTGGCTTTCAAAAGATTATATAAAAGAATTTTCAAAGCCTGAAGTGTTAAAAAAAACCAGTGAGGGTCTTCCCTCAAATTTAAAGGGAAAGCAGCTAAAAAGCATCGAAGATTATTTTTACTATGTTTTTGTACCATCAAGGCAAAACGGAAGGGTAGATGATATTGTTTATCTGACTCCTACAAAGGTTAGGGTTCTGAAGATCACGGCTACGCAAAGTTTAATATTTTATAATCTTGAAAAAATAGATGACAGATGGCTTTTAGTACCTTAA